One genomic region from Gemmatimonas sp. UBA7669 encodes:
- a CDS encoding restriction endonuclease subunit S — translation MKWPLLQLKHVARFGYGDSLPTDEVQSGLVSVFGSNGPYGTLGRANTLGPAIVVGRKGSYGKVNWSDEPCFASDTTFYIDASTTLHSLRWLYWLLQTLRLDQGSDEAAVPGLNREEAYARRVPLPPPNAQKTIARFLDFETHKLDSLLAASQRVLDLLAEKRKAIIATAVTRGLDPKVKLRDSGVPWLSEIPAHWEIERARWLFRERDVRSTTGDEEMLTVSHLTGVTPRSEKEVNMFEAETNEGYKLCEPGDLVINTLWAWMGAMGTAPVKGIVSPAYNVYEPGPRLTPAYIDALVRLPAFAQEVTRYSKGVWSSRLRLYPEGFFEVYLPVPQQGEQRAIVAHIARETAKLDAVRAATERTIALLKERRSALIAAAVTGQLDVAAVDGAYGGADAY, via the coding sequence ATGAAGTGGCCCCTCCTGCAGCTGAAGCACGTTGCGCGCTTCGGGTACGGCGACTCGCTGCCCACGGACGAAGTGCAGAGCGGGCTCGTCTCCGTCTTCGGCTCAAACGGCCCGTACGGGACTCTTGGCCGGGCAAACACTCTCGGCCCTGCGATAGTAGTTGGGCGAAAGGGGTCGTATGGCAAAGTGAACTGGTCCGACGAACCTTGTTTCGCATCGGATACGACCTTTTACATCGACGCGTCCACCACGCTGCATAGCCTCAGGTGGCTCTATTGGCTCCTCCAGACCTTGCGTCTCGACCAGGGGTCTGACGAAGCTGCTGTGCCTGGGCTGAATCGCGAAGAAGCCTACGCGCGTCGGGTTCCGTTGCCGCCACCCAACGCGCAAAAGACCATCGCGCGATTCCTTGATTTCGAAACCCACAAGCTCGACAGTCTGCTCGCCGCCAGCCAGCGCGTCCTCGACTTGCTCGCCGAGAAGCGCAAGGCCATCATCGCCACCGCCGTTACGCGCGGGCTCGACCCAAAGGTGAAGCTGCGCGACTCCGGCGTGCCGTGGCTGAGCGAGATTCCGGCACACTGGGAGATCGAACGCGCACGCTGGCTCTTCCGCGAGCGCGACGTCCGCTCGACGACCGGTGACGAGGAGATGCTCACCGTCTCGCACCTCACAGGTGTCACGCCGCGGTCCGAGAAGGAGGTCAACATGTTCGAGGCCGAGACGAACGAGGGCTACAAGCTCTGCGAGCCCGGCGACCTCGTGATTAACACGCTCTGGGCGTGGATGGGCGCGATGGGCACCGCTCCCGTGAAGGGCATCGTCAGCCCCGCCTACAACGTCTACGAACCCGGCCCGCGCCTCACGCCCGCCTATATCGATGCGCTCGTCCGCCTCCCGGCGTTCGCCCAGGAGGTGACGCGGTACTCGAAGGGCGTCTGGTCCTCGCGCCTTCGGCTCTACCCCGAGGGCTTCTTCGAGGTCTACCTGCCGGTTCCGCAGCAAGGGGAGCAGCGCGCCATCGTCGCACACATCGCGCGTGAGACCGCGAAGCTCGACGCGGTGCGCGCGGCGACTGAACGCACCATCGCGCTGCTCAAGGAGCGTCGTTCCGCGCTCATCGCCGCTGCCGTGACCGGCCAGCTCGACGTGGCGGCGGTCGATGGTGCATACGGAGGCGCCGATGCGTATTGA